A section of the Maridesulfovibrio ferrireducens genome encodes:
- a CDS encoding HD domain-containing phosphohydrolase: MLPYPEKPEPSNQMPRVLIVEDEAIVALDIKSRLLALGYTVVGTASNGITAIEMALHLSPDLILMDIMLEGDLDGIDTAKAIGGDCSIPVIYITAYADNETLKRAKVTEPFGYIIKPFEDRELNLTIEIALYKHKAECSLKENRRWLKTTFDSIADAVVTIDQNGIIKSVNKTASVMLESSPEDLFAKKFSEEINMVDSSTLKSISLLRTLSSKPEETLLIEDIALKTKTKTIPVSVNISKIQDKNIVMGTVIIFRDISQIKESEVALKKSIKQLRRTFDETVAALATMSEKRDPYTSGHQQRVAELASRIAAKLHLPVEKIHCIKIAGILHDVGKISIPAEILSKPTRLTDLEMSLVKTHPEIGYEILKGISFPWPVADIVRQHHERLDGTGYPDGLSEKIILPESKIIAVADVVEAMSSHRPYRPALGFGKAIAEIVKGRGIIYDADVVDACIDIIENETFSFGQ; encoded by the coding sequence ATGCTTCCCTACCCAGAAAAGCCGGAACCAAGCAATCAAATGCCACGAGTTCTTATCGTAGAAGATGAAGCTATTGTTGCACTTGATATCAAAAGTAGACTTCTCGCCTTAGGATATACTGTAGTCGGAACTGCTTCCAATGGAATAACCGCCATTGAAATGGCTCTTCACCTGTCACCGGATCTTATCCTCATGGATATAATGCTCGAAGGAGACTTGGACGGAATTGATACAGCCAAAGCAATTGGCGGAGATTGCTCCATTCCGGTAATTTATATTACCGCTTACGCTGACAATGAAACGCTGAAACGAGCCAAAGTAACAGAACCTTTCGGCTATATCATTAAGCCTTTTGAAGACAGGGAATTAAACCTGACTATCGAAATAGCTCTTTATAAGCACAAAGCGGAATGCTCTCTCAAAGAAAATCGCCGCTGGCTTAAAACAACCTTCGACAGTATAGCCGACGCAGTTGTAACGATAGATCAAAACGGAATAATAAAATCCGTGAACAAAACAGCCTCCGTTATGCTGGAATCTTCACCTGAAGACCTTTTCGCAAAAAAATTCAGTGAAGAAATCAATATGGTGGACTCTTCAACATTAAAATCCATTAGTCTTTTAAGAACTTTAAGTTCAAAACCTGAAGAAACGCTGCTGATTGAAGATATTGCTCTGAAAACAAAAACCAAAACTATTCCAGTTTCGGTAAATATTTCCAAAATTCAAGACAAAAACATCGTCATGGGTACTGTTATTATATTCAGAGATATTTCACAGATCAAAGAAAGTGAAGTCGCTCTCAAAAAAAGCATTAAGCAGTTACGGCGTACATTTGATGAAACTGTTGCCGCCCTTGCTACCATGTCCGAAAAACGCGATCCGTACACCTCCGGGCATCAGCAAAGGGTAGCCGAACTGGCTTCCAGAATAGCGGCAAAACTTCATCTACCGGTAGAAAAAATTCACTGCATCAAAATTGCCGGAATCCTTCATGATGTAGGAAAAATTTCTATCCCGGCTGAAATTTTATCAAAACCCACAAGGCTTACTGATCTGGAAATGAGCTTAGTAAAAACTCATCCTGAAATAGGTTATGAAATTCTTAAAGGTATTTCTTTCCCCTGGCCTGTTGCAGATATTGTTCGACAGCACCACGAAAGGCTTGACGGAACCGGCTACCCGGATGGACTATCGGAAAAAATCATTCTGCCTGAATCAAAAATAATCGCAGTTGCAGATGTTGTGGAAGCGATGAGTTCACACCGCCCTTACCGCCCCGCTCTGGGATTTGGTAAAGCTATCGCAGAAATTGTAAAAGGACGCGGAATTATCTATGATGCTGACGTAGTTGATGCCTGTATAGATATTATTGAAAACGAAACTTTTTCCTTCGGCCAATAA